The candidate division TA06 bacterium genome includes a window with the following:
- a CDS encoding metallophosphoesterase, producing the protein MIRTLAVAFMVALLFTLMGLMHFYVYKRTGALLGLPKSPALFIALTLLTILFPLAMILSRTVDGPLVRVLYIAAASWLGLVFQSFTASALVHLIQLLFDLARHPLGQRTLGWSTIGLSLLVFFYGLLNAALIRTTEITIGIKGLREPKVTIALLTDIHVGAVYGPKYLQNIVDRTNALNPNLVAIAGDLFDGSAKPDYRLVKPLEGLQAPAFFVTGNHEVYEGLDVTTELVSKTGVTALRNRLAKFQGLQIIGLDAPLREGRKSGIFDKFDGTIDPDKPSILLYHIPVGLEQAKERGIDLQLSGHTHNGQMFPFNLLMPLFYRFYNGYGRDGDFQIYVSHGVGNWGPPLRIGSRSEIIKIDIVPAEK; encoded by the coding sequence ATGATCCGCACCCTGGCCGTTGCTTTCATGGTGGCCCTGCTGTTTACGCTGATGGGCCTGATGCACTTTTACGTTTACAAGAGAACCGGCGCCCTGCTGGGATTGCCCAAAAGCCCGGCGCTTTTCATTGCCCTGACCCTTTTGACCATTCTGTTCCCGCTGGCCATGATCCTCTCGCGCACGGTGGACGGTCCTTTAGTGAGGGTACTATATATCGCCGCTGCTTCCTGGCTGGGCTTGGTGTTCCAATCGTTCACCGCCTCGGCCCTTGTCCACCTGATCCAGTTGCTTTTTGACCTGGCCCGCCATCCCCTAGGCCAGAGAACCCTGGGCTGGTCAACAATCGGCCTGAGCCTGCTGGTTTTCTTCTACGGCCTGTTGAACGCCGCATTGATCCGGACCACCGAGATAACCATCGGGATTAAGGGCCTAAGAGAACCAAAAGTCACCATCGCCCTGCTGACCGATATCCACGTCGGTGCGGTTTATGGTCCAAAATACCTGCAGAATATAGTGGACCGAACCAATGCCCTTAACCCCAACCTGGTGGCCATTGCCGGGGACCTGTTCGATGGTTCGGCCAAGCCTGATTACCGCCTGGTGAAGCCCCTGGAAGGCCTGCAGGCCCCTGCCTTCTTCGTCACCGGCAATCATGAGGTTTACGAGGGTCTGGACGTCACCACCGAACTGGTGTCAAAAACAGGAGTGACGGCACTGCGCAACCGGTTAGCTAAGTTCCAGGGGCTGCAGATCATTGGTCTGGATGCTCCCTTGCGGGAAGGAAGAAAATCCGGGATTTTTGATAAATTTGACGGTACTATAGACCCGGACAAGCCCTCAATATTGCTTTATCACATACCTGTAGGACTGGAACAGGCCAAGGAACGGGGGATAGACCTTCAGCTTTCCGGACACACCCACAACGGCCAGATGTTCCCATTCAATCTCTTGATGCCCCTGTTTTACAGATTTTACAACGGATACGGCCGGGATGGCGATTTTCAGATCTACGTCTCCCACGGAGTTGGCAACTGGGGGCCGCCTTTAAGGATAGGCTCCCGAAGCGAGATAATTAAAATTGACATAGTGCCGGCGGAAAAGTGA
- a CDS encoding glycosyltransferase family 2 protein, translating into MTAKNDISLIIVNRNVGELLSRCLDSIKAAGGISYEVIVVDNDSTDGSQAMLARKYPEAKLIANSQNLGFAAACNIGIKASSGKYPVLLNPDTLVEPGCLKSLFDFMESNPKAGLAGPRVHNPDGSLQPTIRAIPGYLNILFSRKSPITAIWPGNPGSSRYMLRGLPNDQPSAVPALAGVCLILRREMLEQTGALDDRYFMYLEDIDLCLTASNHGWQAFYVPQAGLIHHWGKSSEQEKDRMEEEHRRSMYLFFEKNHLPNMLQKIYLKAALQAHKLLTK; encoded by the coding sequence ATGACTGCTAAAAATGACATAAGCCTGATCATAGTCAACCGCAATGTAGGGGAACTGCTTTCCCGGTGCCTGGATTCCATCAAAGCGGCCGGGGGCATCAGTTACGAAGTGATAGTGGTTGACAACGATTCAACTGACGGAAGTCAGGCCATGCTGGCCCGAAAATATCCCGAAGCCAAGCTGATAGCCAATTCCCAAAACCTGGGGTTTGCCGCCGCCTGTAATATTGGAATCAAAGCTTCATCCGGGAAGTACCCGGTCCTGCTCAACCCCGATACCCTGGTGGAGCCGGGTTGCCTTAAAAGCTTATTCGATTTCATGGAGTCAAACCCGAAAGCAGGTCTGGCCGGCCCCAGGGTCCATAATCCCGACGGCAGCCTCCAGCCTACCATCCGGGCCATTCCTGGTTACCTTAACATTCTTTTTTCCCGCAAATCACCTATTACTGCCATTTGGCCAGGCAATCCAGGATCTTCCCGGTACATGCTCCGGGGTCTGCCGAATGACCAGCCTTCCGCCGTTCCCGCTCTGGCCGGAGTCTGTCTTATTTTAAGACGGGAGATGCTGGAACAGACAGGAGCTTTAGACGATAGATATTTCATGTACTTGGAGGATATTGATCTTTGTCTGACTGCTTCAAACCACGGCTGGCAGGCGTTTTATGTGCCCCAAGCCGGGCTCATTCACCATTGGGGCAAGAGTTCGGAGCAGGAGAAGGACCGGATGGAAGAAGAACACCGGAGATCGATGTACTTGTTCTTTGAAAAGAACCACCTGCCGAATATGCTGCAAAAGATATATCTAAAAGCGGCGCTGCAGGCGCATAAGTTACTGACAAAATAA
- a CDS encoding polyprenol monophosphomannose synthase encodes MKALVIIPTYNEKGNIAEIISQIQSVNQVFEVLVIDDNSPDGTGRLLDEISQKDQRVHVIHRPGKMGLGTAYVTGFKWALSKGYDLICEMDADFSHPPKTLAVFLEKIRDFDLVIGSRYLDGVNVVNWPLKRLLLSYFANIYARVVTGVPVRDLTSGFKCYKRKVLEAVNLDRIKSNGYAFQIEMHFNSYYKGFKVTEVPIIFEERKVGQSKMSKKIVYEAVWMVWRLQWLRLTGQL; translated from the coding sequence ATGAAGGCGCTGGTGATAATACCCACCTATAATGAAAAAGGCAACATTGCCGAGATCATCTCCCAGATCCAGTCGGTGAACCAGGTGTTCGAGGTGCTGGTGATAGACGATAATTCGCCGGACGGCACCGGCAGGCTTTTGGATGAGATATCCCAAAAGGACCAGAGGGTTCACGTCATTCACCGGCCGGGCAAGATGGGGCTGGGCACGGCCTATGTCACCGGTTTCAAATGGGCGCTTTCCAAGGGTTATGACCTGATCTGCGAAATGGACGCTGATTTCTCGCATCCGCCCAAAACGCTGGCCGTCTTCCTGGAGAAGATCAGGGACTTTGACCTGGTGATAGGCTCTCGCTATCTGGACGGGGTCAACGTGGTCAACTGGCCTTTGAAGAGGCTGTTGCTCTCATATTTTGCCAACATTTACGCCCGGGTGGTGACCGGAGTGCCGGTGCGTGACCTGACCAGTGGCTTCAAATGTTACAAGCGGAAAGTGCTTGAGGCCGTCAACCTGGACCGGATCAAATCCAACGGGTATGCCTTTCAGATTGAAATGCATTTCAACTCTTATTACAAAGGTTTTAAGGTGACAGAGGTTCCCATCATTTTCGAGGAACGAAAGGTGGGGCAGTCCAAGATGTCTAAGAAGATCGTCTACGAGGCGGTTTGGATGGTCTGGCGGCTGCAGTGGCTGAGGCTGACCGGGCAATTATAA
- the mutS gene encoding DNA mismatch repair protein MutS, which produces MEKITPMIAQYHQIKQEHPDAVLLFRVGDFYETFFDDAVLISRVLGIVLTARNHGKDNNVPLAGIPHHALERYVTRLIKAGHKVAICDQVEDPKLAKGIVKRAVTEVITPGTVMRPSLLEERRENLLAAVKVQGTNCGLVLCDLPAGNLRLTELPLADLADELGRSQPAEILVPKGQADALKSAVSGFALTLQDDYRFDGESARRRLLDHFKTASLAGFGCQDMELATSAAGAALRYLEDNQKTSVGHIAKLTPYSLSSQMLLDNATIRNLALLPESAPGQSSLLEAIDKTLTPMGARLLRRFLAAPLLSLPRIKVRQDAVESLFNSRPHRENLAAQLKKVQDLERLLGRITCHRAGPRDLLGLAQSLDAAKQMKALLPGGEYWSGQSAGLHDMEDLCLLINKAIVPEPPLAFMQGGFISPGYSPELDQLNALASGDKSWIAGLQKTERERTGINSLKVGFNSVFGYYIEISKANLDSIPQNYIRKQTLTNAERYITEELKAYEDKVLGAEEKIRQLELELFNGLKEKVCGQSSKIKETAEAVAAIDAIYSLALAAVENGYRRPLVDEESRLFIQGGRHPVVEKNFRLGQFVANDALLDGDQNRLIILTGPNMAGKSTYLRQIALIVILAQIGSFVPAQQAQIGVIDRVFTRIGASDDLAKGVSTFLAEMNETANILNNASGRSLVLLDEIGRGTSTFDGLAIAWAVSEYLHDQTRCKTLFATHYHELTELSSWMTGIKNYSMSVKQWGDEIIFLRQVVAGPAGQSYGVQVAKLAGLPKAVIERAREILFNLESDALSGDQTPRLARHPVSQNETGETIFNRQEQAVLKEIRSVDPETLTPIEALNKLARLKDMTKEDGKDG; this is translated from the coding sequence ATGGAAAAGATCACCCCCATGATCGCCCAGTACCATCAGATCAAGCAGGAGCATCCGGATGCTGTGCTGCTTTTTAGGGTGGGAGATTTTTACGAGACCTTTTTTGATGACGCGGTGCTGATCTCAAGGGTTCTGGGGATCGTGCTGACCGCCCGCAATCACGGCAAAGACAATAATGTTCCCCTGGCAGGGATTCCCCATCATGCCCTGGAACGCTATGTGACCAGGCTGATCAAGGCCGGGCACAAGGTGGCCATTTGCGACCAGGTGGAGGACCCCAAGCTGGCCAAGGGCATAGTCAAAAGGGCGGTGACCGAGGTCATCACTCCCGGAACCGTGATGCGGCCCTCGCTTTTGGAGGAGCGCCGGGAAAATCTTTTGGCGGCGGTCAAGGTTCAGGGAACCAATTGCGGCCTGGTTTTGTGCGATCTCCCGGCTGGAAACCTCAGATTGACCGAACTGCCGCTGGCCGACCTGGCTGACGAGCTGGGGCGCAGCCAGCCTGCGGAGATACTTGTCCCAAAAGGACAGGCCGATGCTTTAAAGTCGGCAGTATCCGGTTTTGCCCTGACCCTGCAGGACGATTACCGTTTTGACGGGGAATCCGCCCGGCGCAGATTATTGGATCATTTCAAGACCGCTTCCCTGGCTGGGTTCGGCTGCCAAGATATGGAATTGGCCACGTCCGCAGCCGGGGCCGCTCTGCGCTATCTGGAGGACAACCAGAAGACATCAGTGGGGCACATCGCCAAACTTACGCCCTACAGCCTTTCCAGCCAAATGCTGCTGGACAACGCCACCATCCGCAACCTGGCCTTGCTGCCGGAAAGTGCGCCCGGCCAGTCCAGCCTGCTGGAGGCCATAGATAAGACCCTGACGCCGATGGGTGCCCGGCTGCTGCGGCGCTTTCTAGCGGCCCCGCTTCTGTCCCTGCCCCGGATCAAGGTCCGCCAGGATGCGGTGGAGTCGCTGTTTAACTCCCGTCCGCACCGGGAGAACCTGGCCGCCCAGCTCAAGAAAGTGCAGGACCTGGAGCGGCTGCTGGGGCGGATAACCTGCCACCGGGCCGGGCCCCGGGACCTGCTGGGACTGGCCCAGTCGCTGGATGCGGCTAAACAGATGAAAGCATTATTGCCCGGAGGGGAATACTGGAGCGGACAGAGCGCAGGGCTGCATGATATGGAAGACCTTTGCCTGCTGATCAACAAGGCCATAGTTCCCGAGCCTCCGCTGGCCTTCATGCAGGGCGGATTCATCAGCCCGGGATACAGTCCGGAGCTGGACCAGCTGAACGCCCTGGCCTCAGGCGACAAATCCTGGATCGCCGGACTGCAGAAGACTGAGCGGGAGCGTACCGGGATCAATTCCCTGAAGGTCGGCTTCAACAGCGTGTTTGGGTATTACATCGAGATCAGCAAGGCCAACCTGGATTCTATCCCCCAAAATTACATCCGCAAGCAGACCCTGACCAATGCCGAGCGTTACATCACCGAGGAGCTCAAGGCCTACGAGGACAAGGTGCTGGGGGCCGAGGAAAAGATCCGGCAGTTGGAGCTGGAACTTTTCAACGGATTGAAGGAAAAGGTCTGCGGACAAAGCTCAAAGATCAAGGAAACAGCCGAGGCCGTTGCGGCCATTGACGCCATCTATTCACTGGCCCTGGCCGCGGTGGAGAACGGTTACCGCCGGCCGCTGGTGGACGAAGAATCAAGGCTGTTCATCCAGGGAGGCCGGCACCCGGTGGTGGAGAAGAATTTCCGGCTGGGGCAGTTCGTGGCCAACGACGCCCTGCTGGACGGCGACCAGAACCGGCTGATAATATTGACCGGGCCCAACATGGCCGGTAAATCGACCTACTTAAGGCAGATTGCGCTGATAGTGATCCTGGCCCAGATCGGCTCCTTCGTTCCGGCCCAGCAGGCCCAGATCGGAGTGATCGACCGGGTCTTCACCCGGATCGGGGCTTCGGACGACCTGGCCAAGGGGGTCAGCACCTTTCTGGCCGAGATGAATGAGACCGCCAACATCCTGAACAATGCCAGCGGCAGAAGTCTGGTGTTGCTGGACGAGATCGGACGGGGTACCAGCACCTTTGACGGGCTGGCCATCGCCTGGGCGGTCAGCGAATACCTGCATGATCAGACGCGATGCAAGACACTGTTCGCCACTCATTATCATGAACTGACTGAGCTGTCATCCTGGATGACCGGGATCAAGAACTATTCCATGTCGGTCAAACAGTGGGGGGACGAGATAATCTTCCTGCGACAGGTGGTGGCCGGTCCGGCAGGGCAGAGCTATGGAGTGCAGGTAGCCAAGCTGGCCGGTCTGCCCAAGGCCGTCATAGAACGGGCTCGAGAGATCCTTTTTAACTTGGAATCGGACGCTCTGTCCGGGGACCAGACCCCACGGCTGGCCCGGCACCCGGTTTCCCAAAATGAAACAGGGGAAACGATCTTCAACCGGCAGGAGCAGGCGGTGCTAAAAGAGATAAGATCGGTCGATCCCGAAACCCTGACACCGATAGAGGCATTAAATAAACTGGCCAGGCTTAAAGACATGACCAAAGAGGACGGCAAAGATGGATGA
- a CDS encoding tetratricopeptide repeat protein, with protein sequence MTEEEEYNIAWQYCQTGKYPQAVEAYQKFLKHHPRGKLLAEAHFTLARIENSGTNAFAHYQFILDNHPTHALAPQAAFATAQYCQNAGAFPEAKTRYLFTYSRYGQTPPGSESLYRLALMALAADSLTQGASYAQAFVQQYPQNFRGAAIVRSLADCWRLKSDSAQANYYWRQILELYPESYEAGEAREQLLSDIEDSPEAQEDSLPASTDEIPAIKSPPVKTAVPGPKLGNVQRYYLQVGVYRDRAVMADWKKRLEKQDHQCRVDSSGSKNRRSYRLFAGPYGGKEEARNASQKLLRAYGIKTMLVQK encoded by the coding sequence ATGACCGAGGAAGAGGAATACAACATCGCCTGGCAATACTGCCAGACCGGAAAATACCCCCAGGCGGTGGAGGCCTACCAAAAGTTTCTTAAGCACCATCCCCGGGGAAAACTTCTGGCCGAGGCCCATTTCACCCTGGCCCGGATAGAGAACAGCGGGACCAACGCCTTTGCTCATTACCAGTTCATCCTGGACAACCACCCCACCCACGCTTTGGCGCCTCAGGCGGCATTTGCCACGGCCCAGTACTGCCAGAACGCCGGAGCCTTCCCCGAGGCCAAGACCCGCTATCTTTTCACCTATTCCCGCTACGGCCAGACCCCGCCCGGCAGCGAAAGCCTGTACCGGCTGGCCCTGATGGCGCTGGCCGCGGACAGCCTGACCCAGGGGGCATCCTATGCCCAGGCCTTCGTCCAGCAATACCCCCAGAATTTTCGGGGGGCGGCCATCGTTCGTTCCCTGGCCGATTGCTGGAGGCTGAAAAGCGATTCGGCCCAGGCCAATTATTACTGGCGACAGATCCTGGAGCTTTATCCCGAGAGTTACGAAGCCGGGGAGGCCCGGGAACAGCTTTTGTCCGACATCGAGGACAGCCCCGAGGCCCAGGAAGACAGCCTTCCGGCTTCAACGGACGAAATCCCAGCCATTAAATCCCCGCCGGTTAAAACCGCCGTACCTGGGCCAAAACTGGGAAACGTCCAAAGGTATTATCTGCAGGTTGGAGTTTACCGGGACCGGGCCGTGATGGCCGACTGGAAAAAGCGGCTGGAGAAACAGGATCACCAGTGCCGGGTGGACAGCAGCGGTTCCAAGAACAGACGCAGCTACCGGCTTTTTGCCGGACCCTACGGCGGAAAAGAGGAGGCCCGGAATGCCTCCCAAAAACTGTTGAGAGCCTACGGCATCAAAACCATGCTGGTGCAAAAATGA
- a CDS encoding ABC transporter permease, translating into MNKIWAIAQNTFIEGLRSKTLYALLAYLFLILFSVTALVPLTLGEHSRILRDFGLAGIEFLSIMLAIVVGTTLVYKEVEKRTIHVIVSKPVERFYFLLGKYLGMELLLGLMIILMTAIFTAGILILDGKFPLSLLMPIGMTFLKVSVINSIALFFSSLSSPILGAVFTFCLYLAGTLNRDILNLAQRLPAGLIKTTLKIFYYLLPNMGNLDLKNQAVFDQPVLWPQVWWSLSYSGAYIMAVLMITSLIFEKKDFK; encoded by the coding sequence ATGAATAAAATATGGGCCATAGCCCAAAATACTTTTATTGAGGGGCTGCGATCCAAAACCCTGTACGCCCTGCTGGCATATCTGTTCCTGATCCTTTTCAGCGTTACTGCTTTGGTGCCATTGACCCTGGGTGAACATTCCCGAATCCTGCGGGATTTCGGTCTGGCCGGGATAGAATTTCTCAGTATCATGCTGGCCATAGTGGTGGGCACCACCCTGGTCTACAAGGAAGTGGAGAAACGGACCATCCATGTGATCGTTTCCAAGCCGGTGGAAAGATTTTACTTTTTGCTGGGAAAATATTTGGGGATGGAACTTTTGCTGGGGCTGATGATAATCCTGATGACGGCCATCTTTACGGCTGGCATCCTTATCCTTGACGGTAAATTTCCATTAAGTCTTCTGATGCCTATCGGCATGACATTTTTAAAGGTTTCGGTGATCAACTCCATCGCGCTTTTTTTCTCCAGCCTATCGTCCCCGATCCTGGGAGCGGTTTTCACCTTCTGTCTGTATCTGGCCGGGACCCTTAACCGCGATATATTAAACCTGGCCCAGCGGCTGCCGGCCGGCCTGATCAAGACCACCCTAAAAATATTCTACTATCTATTGCCCAACATGGGAAATTTGGATCTTAAGAACCAGGCGGTGTTCGACCAGCCGGTCTTATGGCCCCAGGTCTGGTGGTCGTTGTCCTACAGCGGAGCCTATATCATGGCGGTGCTGATGATAACCTCCCTGATCTTTGAAAAGAAGGATTTCAAGTGA
- a CDS encoding ABC transporter ATP-binding protein has protein sequence MSKAIELINLRKTYQRHFWTPVQTVLKGLNLEVEPGQIFGFLGPNGAGKTTTIKTLMGIIRPSQGQAIVFGKNSWETEPKQSVGFLPESPYFYDYLTGREFLNFCGRLFDINSIKLKDRTKELLVLVNLTHAADLQMRKYSKGMLQRIGLAQALINDPELVVLDEPLTGLDPLGRKEFKDIILDLKSKGKTVFFSSHILPDAEMVCDQVAIINKGKLLRAGNLNQLLNAKIKAVEFGCRNISPKTEKLLSELSLSASQVQEQWLFNLKQESGVPRALDIIAQNGGQVVSIVPQKESLEEFFSREVAQDE, from the coding sequence ATGAGCAAGGCAATAGAACTGATAAACCTGCGCAAAACCTACCAAAGGCACTTTTGGACCCCGGTCCAAACCGTGCTCAAGGGCTTGAACTTGGAGGTAGAGCCGGGGCAGATATTTGGCTTTCTTGGCCCCAACGGGGCCGGCAAGACCACCACCATCAAGACCCTGATGGGCATCATCCGGCCCAGCCAGGGCCAGGCCATTGTATTCGGTAAAAACTCCTGGGAAACGGAACCTAAGCAGAGTGTTGGGTTCCTGCCGGAGTCCCCGTATTTCTATGATTATTTAACCGGGCGCGAATTTCTAAATTTTTGCGGCCGGTTGTTCGATATAAACAGCATTAAACTAAAAGACCGGACTAAGGAACTTCTGGTCCTGGTCAACCTCACCCACGCCGCCGACCTGCAGATGCGTAAATATTCCAAGGGCATGCTGCAAAGGATAGGTTTGGCCCAGGCCCTGATCAACGACCCGGAGCTGGTAGTGCTGGACGAGCCTTTGACCGGACTGGATCCCCTGGGCCGCAAGGAATTCAAGGATATAATTCTGGACCTTAAATCAAAAGGCAAAACCGTATTCTTCAGTTCCCACATTCTTCCTGACGCCGAGATGGTCTGCGATCAGGTGGCTATCATCAACAAGGGCAAACTGCTGAGGGCCGGAAATCTGAACCAGTTATTGAACGCCAAGATCAAAGCGGTGGAGTTCGGCTGCCGAAATATCAGTCCTAAAACTGAAAAACTGCTGTCGGAATTATCACTCTCCGCCAGCCAGGTCCAGGAGCAATGGCTGTTCAACTTAAAACAGGAATCCGGCGTGCCCCGGGCGCTGGATATCATCGCCCAAAACGGGGGACAGGTGGTAAGCATAGTCCCCCAGAAGGAAAGTTTGGAGGAATTCTTTTCCCGGGAGGTAGCGCAAGATGAATAA
- a CDS encoding type II secretion system protein translates to MKKGFTLIELMIVVVIIGILAAIAIPNFMSMQDRAKEGSVKANMHTAQLAAEDFSTQADGVYPVDIATEVSEANALAAGNTNSIFGGTVNLLPANFKNPFTADVAAPMVDDDATTKGEVGYTDSLNDATNTNASGAYRISGFGKTSLLPLMLTSGQ, encoded by the coding sequence ATGAAAAAAGGTTTTACTCTAATTGAACTGATGATCGTGGTGGTCATCATCGGTATTTTGGCGGCCATCGCCATTCCGAACTTCATGTCCATGCAGGACAGAGCCAAGGAAGGCTCGGTAAAAGCCAATATGCACACCGCCCAGCTGGCGGCCGAAGACTTCAGCACCCAGGCCGATGGTGTATATCCGGTTGATATAGCTACCGAGGTCTCGGAGGCCAACGCCTTGGCTGCCGGCAACACTAATTCCATTTTCGGCGGGACAGTAAATTTATTGCCAGCCAACTTTAAGAATCCCTTTACTGCAGATGTGGCCGCACCCATGGTTGATGATGATGCCACTACAAAGGGTGAGGTGGGTTACACCGACAGCTTGAACGATGCCACTAATACTAATGCTTCCGGTGCTTATCGCATCTCTGGTTTTGGCAAAACATCTCTTCTGCCTTTGATGTTGACTTCCGGCCAGTAA
- a CDS encoding tetratricopeptide repeat protein, protein MRYSLEQLTKSWRPYGVLMALILLVYFPAVNFGYSHYDDTDLVISNYGILSDLGNIGKIFLKDAFGGRHQSWYYRPVLTLSLMVDAAIGGIAPMIYHVTNIIIHILTSWLLWLFMLRLGVPKTRSLLLSLLFSAHPVLSQAVAWIPGRNDSLMALFSMSTMITLINYGENHKLRWLLGHLAFTGLAFFTKESALILPLIFSVYLLWVIDNKAPVKIWVYLISSWVILYAGYFTLKLPNLGLNDIHVSRFSDILFGLVTYWGKIFFPVNLAIVPVRPDMSIIWGLAGSAIAAFLLISQSIGSKKLFSLGLLIFISFLLPPLLFSPNLPGFMEQRLYLPFIGFTLMLASLKTVIRIPVKYQYAIFFISLAAFSLKTSRYINVFANAQSCWESAVKSSPSSPFSHNNIGVIYQKEGKLDQAKEHYLQATKLNTNWAAPYSNLGLIFEMEKETDQAVKYYLKAINLEPNNFKILLQLGDLLKRKGDRDKARQYYNRVISLSPDYAEAHSKLARVYQSNGENIKAREEYIRALNLNPNMADTRKLLAKVYFDLGDTVKGIEEYNKAVEIGKKRF, encoded by the coding sequence ATGAGATATTCATTAGAACAACTTACTAAATCATGGAGGCCTTATGGTGTCTTGATGGCCTTAATCTTGCTGGTTTATTTTCCGGCAGTAAACTTTGGCTATTCCCATTATGACGATACCGATTTGGTCATCAGCAATTATGGTATCTTGTCTGATCTCGGGAACATAGGAAAGATATTTTTAAAGGATGCTTTCGGGGGACGACACCAAAGCTGGTATTACCGGCCAGTATTAACCTTAAGCTTAATGGTGGATGCGGCCATCGGTGGAATAGCACCGATGATCTATCATGTTACTAATATAATAATTCATATTTTGACCTCCTGGTTGTTATGGCTGTTTATGCTCAGGCTCGGGGTCCCAAAAACAAGGTCATTGCTGTTGTCTCTGTTATTTTCCGCTCATCCGGTATTAAGCCAGGCCGTGGCCTGGATCCCCGGGAGGAATGATTCCCTGATGGCATTATTCAGCATGTCGACCATGATCACTTTGATAAACTATGGGGAAAATCACAAGTTAAGATGGCTTTTGGGGCACTTGGCATTCACCGGGCTGGCTTTTTTTACCAAAGAATCGGCTTTGATTCTACCCTTAATATTTTCGGTTTATCTGCTTTGGGTGATAGACAATAAAGCGCCGGTAAAGATCTGGGTTTATCTTATCTCTAGCTGGGTGATCCTATACGCTGGTTATTTTACTTTAAAATTACCTAACTTGGGGTTGAATGACATTCATGTAAGTAGATTTTCGGATATACTCTTTGGCCTGGTAACTTACTGGGGTAAGATCTTTTTCCCTGTCAATCTGGCTATAGTTCCGGTACGACCGGATATGTCAATTATTTGGGGCTTGGCTGGATCAGCAATTGCGGCGTTTTTGTTGATCAGCCAAAGTATTGGCTCTAAAAAATTATTCAGCTTAGGGTTGCTGATCTTCATTTCTTTTCTCCTGCCCCCGCTGTTGTTCAGCCCCAACCTGCCCGGTTTTATGGAGCAGCGTTTGTATCTCCCGTTTATAGGGTTTACGCTTATGCTGGCCAGCCTAAAAACCGTGATCAGAATACCGGTAAAATACCAATATGCAATTTTCTTTATTAGCTTGGCGGCTTTTTCCCTGAAAACCAGTAGGTATATAAATGTTTTTGCAAATGCGCAATCCTGTTGGGAAAGCGCGGTCAAATCATCACCAAGCTCGCCCTTTTCTCATAATAATATTGGTGTTATTTATCAAAAAGAAGGAAAATTGGACCAGGCAAAGGAGCATTACCTTCAAGCAACCAAACTCAACACTAATTGGGCGGCACCATACAGCAATCTGGGATTAATCTTCGAAATGGAAAAGGAAACTGATCAAGCGGTAAAATACTATCTCAAAGCCATTAATTTAGAACCAAATAATTTCAAGATTTTACTCCAACTGGGAGACCTGCTTAAGCGCAAAGGGGATCGGGATAAAGCAAGGCAATATTATAATAGAGTAATCAGCTTAAGTCCGGATTACGCTGAGGCGCATTCCAAGCTGGCAAGGGTTTATCAGTCAAATGGGGAAAATATCAAGGCGCGTGAAGAATATATCAGAGCATTAAATTTAAATCCTAACATGGCAGATACAAGGAAATTATTAGCTAAAGTGTATTTTGACTTGGGAGATACTGTTAAGGGAATTGAAGAATACAATAAAGCAGTTGAGATAGGTAAAAAGAGGTTTTAA